The genomic stretch CAGTCACCGAACACCAACAACTTTATATTGTCGTTTTGTTTATCACATCCTATCACACTACATTTCTTATCGTTGTGTTCATCCAATTTCTTATCGTTGAACTATAATATTCAAGTCCAAACTCTGCACACACTTGCAGTATCTAGCTTGTTTAACATAGGTTTCAAATGAATCTCGTTTTACTATTCTTTTTTTCGGAGTTGTTGGGTTAGTTGAGATGTACTGGTTAGTGAACTAGTGTCTAGTGAGTCACTGATTCAAAAACTTGACGTCATAATAAATTCTGTTTTAACTACTAATTTTCCACTCGATTTCAAATGGAGCTTGAACATTCTGTTAAATATTAATTTACATGGGAATTCAAAAATATACTTGATTATTATCCTGCTTAGTATCTAccatatatttattatattttcatTCGTCTGGAACCACTTTAAGGGCAGTTTGCTATTGCTGATGGCTCTGTTGTCCCTGCTGATACAGTTTCATCTCCTGCCTGTCTGAAAAAAGAAGGAACCATGGAATGAATTTACCCCTTTTTTGTAGCAAGACTAGATGATGCATCAGCAACAGCCCAAAACACTGTAATAGTCCTTCAAGTACAACAGCTACATCATCCTAAAACGGGACTCAATCAAGTACAACAGGAGGAAAATTAACCCTCAGATAATGACACTTATTCACCGTATCCGGACCAACAACTGGTCCGTTCCACCTTGTGTGGTGTACACGTTTTACCTTGCTGTTTGCACATCATGATATACTTAATATATATAGTAGATAGACAGATAGAGAATATATCTTGTCCAGTTCTGTCTATCTTATCTATttcctttttttatatatatgccaCAATAATGGGTAAACAGGAAAACATGCGCACACAGCCTTTTCCCATTCAGTTGACCCTGTCGGAATAAAAATCAGCGGCAACTATGCCCGCAAGATTGCAACGAGATTCCTGATATGAGCCACACAATAAACATATGTACAGACTGACAGCGACTGCAACATTATTGGAGCAGCACGCAGCAGCAGCACACCCCAGGTTGGGTTTGCAGATTCCTGTGGATTCTAAGCGCAGTTTAACTAGGCCAGCATCTGGGAGGGATTGAATTGTCAATACCATAACCGGGGGCATGATCATGATGCCATGCCAATGCGTCGCCGTCATGGGGTGTCCAGGTGTGCGCTCCCCAGCGATTCGCTAGTCCCAGCCAAAGGCCACATCTTTCTCCCTCCCCCATTCCCATTTTAAGCAGAGCCGAGGCCCAGATGCAGTGCAAACATCCATCCATCTTCTTCTTCCCCCCTCACAAACATCTTATCCCTCCATCCAGGTCGGGACCGATCGAGGCCATAGAATTCCAGTCCGTTCCTCGTCCGTTTCCTCCTCCGGGGCCAGGCTTCACCGCACCTAGCTAGCTTTCTTTCTTGTCGTTCGCCGCcgtgtgccgtgccgtgccgtccaTGGCTAGGAAGTGCTCTAGCTGTGGGAACAATGGCCACAACTCGAGGACCTGCAGCGGGCACGGCAGGACGACGGTCTTCGTAGGCCACGGCggcatcggcggcggcggcgtgaggCTGTTCGGGGTGCAGCTGCACGTGGCCGGGTCCTCGCCCATGGCCATGAAGAAGTGCTTCAGCATGGAGTGCCTGTCGTCGTCGACGTTGTCGTCCGCCGTGACGCCGACGTACTACGCTGCCGCTCTCGCCGCCACCACCAACAGCAACTCGCCGTCGgcgtcgtcctcgtcgtcgcTCGTGTCGGTGGAGGAGGCTCCTGAGAAGATGACCAACGGGTACCTCTCCGACGGGCTCATGGGCAGGGCGCAGGAGCGGAAGAAGGGTGAGTTCCACGGCCCCGAATTTCATTCATCTAGTTGTTTCAGAATTTTGCAACCTGCTACTGTACTATAGCTGTCTCACTCGTTTACTCCGTACTTGTAATTCATCATCAGAGGATTAATGAGACTTCGCAGCATATTATATACGTACTGTATATGTCATAGATAGATTATGATAGAATAATACTCCTATTTCGGCAGCTTGTTTGAGTTGAGCTAAGTAAGTCTGAAAAAACTCTGtttgatcttcttcttgtctgggttccaaccaaccatcaccagGCGTTCCATGGACGGAGGACGAGCACCGGCGATTCCTGGCGGGCCTGGAGAAGCTCGGGAAGGGCGACTGGCGAGGCATCTCCCGTCACTTCGTGACGACGCGGACACCGACGCAGGTGGCCAGCCACGCCCAGAAGTACTTCCTCCGGCAGAGCAGCCTGACGCACAAGAAGCGCAGGTCCAGCCTCTTCGACGTGGTACGGTCCCGTCCATCGCCATGCTTCCATCTATATATGTACCAGCACTGCTGGCGTGTCTGAATCGCAACAAGTGTTCCGTTTCAGGTGGAGAACGCTGACAGGGCGGCGACGAGCTCCATTAAGGACAGGGAGCAGGAGCAGCGCCTGAGGCTCAAGGATGCTGCGATCGCGACGACCGCCTCTGCAGCAGCACCCGGAACGACGACGCCGACAGAGCTCCCGGCGCTGTCGCTCGGCATCATCAGCCGGCCAGCAAGGAGGCCTGAGCACGTCGTCCTGCCTCCGACCAGCCTGTCGCTGCAGCTGCCGCGGTGCTCGGCGGCAATGGGCAGCCTGGCCCTGGCCGCGCCGAAACACACACACCCTTCGTCGACCCTGACGCCGGCGGCAACGGCTAGTAGTAGCCAGGCGCTGCCGGACCTGGAGCTGAAGATCTCGATCGCCCGGCCGCAGAGCGACGTCCACCAGGTCCAGACtgggtcgtcgccgccgccgccgaggacgcCCTTTCTGGGCACCATCAGGGTCACATAACCGAAAAGAcgtcgccgacgacgacgcgggAATATCCTGCTGGTAGATGAAGAGCAGCTTTTGCTCATCTGAAGAAGGGTTGGTTCAACGACGGGACGAGGTTTGGGAAAACTGAAAAGGAGGAGCTTTTGGCAGTGGTGTATGAGCGTGTGTGTTGGTGGCAGccgtgacgacgacgacgatggcgtCGTTTATCATGTGGGTGTAGTGTAATATCATCATCAGAAAGATGGAAACTTTACTGGCCTAATTTAGTCTATgttgatttgtttgtttttcTTGCAAATAAAGAACGGCTGCCATTGCCATGCACTACTCTACTCTCTCTCCCGTCTCGCTCGATACCTTTATGTTGACACAAAGGTAGGTCGATGGTGAGAGATGAGCTCACCATATTCAGCTCAGTTTTTTGAAAGAATATATTCAGCTCAGTTGCTTGCCTCTATTAATATCAATCAGTACTATGATAGTACGTAGTATAAAAGTTTAGTTTGCAGGTGGAGGGTTAGAAGGATACGCAACCATGGCTGTGCCAAAGTGCCAAGAGCTCCTGTTCCTTTGTTCCTACACGATGCAATTATGCGAAGGCGAAATATCCTTTTGTCGTTCGTTGAGCTGGAATCTTGTTAGGCAGGAGTTGGGTTTTCAGTGACGAGGATCTCTACGGTCCGAAGCAAAGCCACGTCGAACAGGATCTTATGCTGCTGTTAATGCTGTTACCGGTGTAGTAGGAGAGCAGTAACAGTTGGATGGATGTCGTCAGTGGTGGGCAAAAATTAGCATATGCTGCCCAACAACTAAGCGCGACCAAATTAACCTTGGACCACATCTCACGATCATTTTAATTTGACCGTACTGTATATGTAGTACTCCACGGTGCAGTCGTGTCGAACTTGTCAATGCTACATGCCTCCGTAGGTCCACGTGGCCATGTAAAACACGGCGTCACGTCCAACCCGTAGCTGATACGTTGTCACCCGTATGAGGACATGGaaattactactactactactagtggTTAGGAGTAGCAGTCAGACCCGTGTATCTGACGCAATTAAGAAGCACCAAGATTGTAATTATAGTACCCAGGATCGGATTAGTATCGTCCAGAGCCACAGGATCGGATTTGACGTCGATCCGTCGACGGAACAAAATATCTTGTGTGATGATATGTGCGTGTCCAATGTTGTCGCAAACCGAACGCCCCGCCGCCGGAGCTTGGACAGGTGGCCGCCGCGTGTTGGCGCCTGGTGGCGCGGCGACGCACGGCAGCAGCAGGACACGCGGGGACGCGAGCCGAGCTGGGCGTCTGGGCTGGCAAAGGCCGAGCGGTGGTTGCATGCAGCACCATGCATGATGCGTAGGCGTCGCTTtcttcgtcgtcgtcctccgGGAGCCAAGAACAAATCAATCAGATTCAGATGGTTAGATGGGCTCTCCATCCTGCagagattttatttttttttttcacgCGACTCGTACCTAACAGAGCACCGAGCACGTACGTCTCTGGTTTGCCGATTCGAGCATGAAGAACGAGCTCCACGGATCTGCCTGCCAttacattattattattattattattattattattattattattattattattattattattattattattattattattattattattattattattattattattattattattattattattattattattatctacAAGTGTATCATCTTATTAATTATTGCGGGTGGATTAGCTAGGACATGTCGTGCAGATTATTTATGTTGCTAATAATGTAGTATAGTCTAATTgagtggaggaggaggccaCGGCTCGCTGGGGTGCGGATCTCTATTCTCGCAGCAGCACGTAGCGCCGCCATATGCATGGTGAAAAAGCCGTGTGGGTGTCGCTGCCGTTGATCGGGTTAATAACGTGAGAAACGGGGTTTTGGAACTTGGAAGGAAAACAGCTAAAGAGAGAAGGGCATGCGATGGGACAAGGAAGAAAGAATAATCAAACGGACAAAGCGGGCGCGCAATCTTATCTTTGATCATTCCATTCGCTGATCGGTCCGGAGGATATGGTAGGATAAAGCAAACTTCCGATAATAAAGCTGTTCCTTCCTTTCGCTTGTCGATCGCTGGTCTTTTTCTGACCGACCCAGTTcatattttctttattttatctcaaaaaaaaaagacaatccCAACACGGGGAATTGTTAGGTACGTAGTACTAGGTGCACCGTGAGAGTACTTTTCCAGAACCCCCAAAAGAAACCTGTTCTAGGATTATCCTGGGGCACGTGAAAGGTTTGGTTGGATTGGATAAACGAAGTCCCGCGGATCTTTCTTATCCGAATTTTCCATCCAATGATCTTTTCGAAATTCCCTTTTTCGTTTCAGAAAAAGAAGAAAGTCTGTCTCTGGCTCCAGCAGCTCCTGTggtggtgagcagagcagtggcCACGCGCCCACGCCCACGCAGGTGTCCAGGTCCAGCAAAAGGCGCCGGCGGTTGGGACGTCGACCCGTGCGCCGCGCCCCGCCCCGCCCAACCACGTCGCCGAGGCCGATCGAGCGCGGCGTCAAATCACGACGGCTCCCAATAATGGAGATGGAGGTCAAGCAGCTTGCATAATTGCATCGCACCACATCTGGCCATCTGGGCATCTCTTGTTCATCTTGTCCGTCCCTGGCAGATGTTACAAGCTCCGCTCACGGCTCACCGACCGAAGCTGAATggaatggatggatggatggatggatggcaaGGGCGGGAGAGGGATGCTGCCAATCAGTATTTTTGTTAGCTTGTTGGATCAACCAAATCTATCATGTATTTAGCAGTAttttttctcataacaaatcagtcaACAGTATTTTAAGCTAGGACTTACTAAACGAATAGCTTAGCAATATTAGATGCGACCTCTGAAAAACATCGTCCGGAGACGTGAATTTTCGGCGAAGCAGGGTACAGTACGACCTTATAACGCTAAGCTAGAGCGAGTGTCACGCTTGCGCTCACGGCGACGACTTACGACCATTCTCCTTGTGTCTGACTCCATCCCCTCTGCATACGTACTCACAGTACGATGATTGCTTGGCCAATCGGACGGCCTCTTCTTTCGATTTCCTGGGAGGAACATGCGCGAGTTGATTGCATGACGGAAGAGGAGCATGGAAGAATTCCAGAACAATTAACAGTGTTGTGTAGTGGTGATTGTAATAAGAACGAGACTGACTGACTGCAACGATCGAGTAGGTAAGCGCGGTGCGCGGCGATGATTCTTGGTTCTTGCAGCCTTGCAGAGACGATGGAAAAGGCTGAGGGCGACGCTAGGGGAAATGCATGTAAAACGATGGACCAGCTTCCAGTCTCTACTGCCTTCGGATCTTTCAACATTCTCCTGCGTACTGTACTATATATCCTAGAATAGAAGAACAAGTCTCACTTTGCATACCACGTACGCATTGCCGTAACCATTCTCCTGAGTAAGTTTGATTTGCTTTAGCGACCTGCCGGGAAAGTCAGCACTATACTAGTATTCCAACTTGCAGAGAGGGGTTAGGCGAAGTTAAGTCCAGAAATCGACTGCCACCACCGTAGCGAATGGGGAAGGGTCGTCGGACTAAAACTTAGCGGCGGATTGGTGGATTCATCTAGGAGTTTGCACGGAGCAAACGGACGAAACACATCGACTTTTCAGCGATCCGGACGTCTCAACTTTCTATTGATGATGTCAGAGCGGGTACGTTGTTGCTGGAGGGAACAGAAGACGATCATGGCATGTTGGTGAGCAGATTTTTGCACAAGGGTTGCGCATGGCATGATTGGTTGCACGACAGGGTCAAAATATGCGACAGTAAATAGATATGACCCAATCACTAAGCACCGCATCAAGGTCAATTACAGCAGCCGCACACAGTAGTATAGTACATGCACGCTCCCAGCCGATGATGCCCCATTAGGACAAGTCACAGCGTTGCTTCACATGCATGAGCAGGTTAGTCCGTTTGTAGCACCCCATTTACATTTCTTTGTCTCAAATGGATGGGTATGTTAATTTTTGGATAGTTGTTTTAATGTCAAAACTCTAGAGTCTACAATATGCTTTTGTGTTGTGATAAATATAGACTGATGTCTCTTCATTGAAGATCGCTGAAGCAAGAACCTTCGTTCAGTTATTATTTAGGACAAAAAAAAATTCCCACCGAGGAGAAATTGGCCTTGTCCCTAGGCTCTAAGACTGTTTCAGAGAGTGCGCCAAATAAGCAAGTAAGCAAGAGAGTATATATTTGACTGATGAACGAAATACCACTCTCAATGTACTATATCTTAATTCATTACGAtttattaataaatatatatacatgctatGGACAATTTATTTTTGAAACAGGGTGCACACAGCTTCATCTCTGAATGAAATCCCTGCAACACTTCATTGATTCCTTGCTACAGCCAAAAGAAAACGACAGGGCGGAAGTAACTTTCGTTGAGACTGACCGGGGAGAGAGCCCATTGCCGCATCGAACATCTGGGGCCCATTGCCAACCCAATACTTCCTGGGACGCCTCCATGAACAACTATCGAGGCCTATCCACTCCGAACAGAACAAGATTACAAGGGCCGCACGTTTTGCCTGGGCCGGATCCTTTGCTCATGGAATACCCCGCGCCAGCCCAaacgaaccaaaaaaaaaacacacacacaagtGTTCCTTATTTTCTTcctatataaaaaaaacaaggTCTCACCCAGCATCTCCAAAAGTTTCCTAAATTTTCTTCCTCAAAACACAATGTTTTCCATTTCCTAAAAGGATATTAAGAGAGAAAAAGCGTCCTTTGTCTATC from Sorghum bicolor cultivar BTx623 chromosome 3, Sorghum_bicolor_NCBIv3, whole genome shotgun sequence encodes the following:
- the LOC8084355 gene encoding transcription factor MYBS3, whose translation is MARKCSSCGNNGHNSRTCSGHGRTTVFVGHGGIGGGGVRLFGVQLHVAGSSPMAMKKCFSMECLSSSTLSSAVTPTYYAAALAATTNSNSPSASSSSSLVSVEEAPEKMTNGYLSDGLMGRAQERKKGVPWTEDEHRRFLAGLEKLGKGDWRGISRHFVTTRTPTQVASHAQKYFLRQSSLTHKKRRSSLFDVVENADRAATSSIKDREQEQRLRLKDAAIATTASAAAPGTTTPTELPALSLGIISRPARRPEHVVLPPTSLSLQLPRCSAAMGSLALAAPKHTHPSSTLTPAATASSSQALPDLELKISIARPQSDVHQVQTGSSPPPPRTPFLGTIRVT